In Spinacia oleracea cultivar Varoflay chromosome 5, BTI_SOV_V1, whole genome shotgun sequence, a single window of DNA contains:
- the LOC110788440 gene encoding uncharacterized protein has protein sequence MSEEVQAAPPPQSPAPVPHPPQTQLPPPESAPLPTPRPESPQLQSDPSPAVLEFNPSRMIGIIRRKSLIKDLAAAYHAECLDYCHELLELQRRWEESYKEIKSFEDSRKDIVRPSKRVKKVR, from the exons ATGTCCGAAGAAGTACAGGCAGCTCCCCCGCCTCAGTCACCGGCACCGGTACCTCATCCGCCTCAAACTCAATTACCTCCGCCGGAATCGGCACCGTTACCAACTCCGCGTCCCGAATCTCCGCAACTGCAATCTGATCCCTCACCCGCTGTCCTCGAGTTCAACCCTAGTCGAA TGATCGGTATCATCAGACGAAAGTCATTGATTAAAGACTTGGCTGCTGCTTATCATGCTGAATGCCTGGATTACTGCCACGAACTTCTTGAGCTTCAGCGAAGATGGGAAGAg AGTTATAAAGAAATCAAGAGTTTCGAAGATTCGAGAAAGGATATTGTAAGACCATCCAAGCGTGTGAAGAAAGTTCGTTGA